TTCACGCGGTGGCCCCGGCGCAGAAGGGCCGCAATGCGCGGTGCGGGGACTTCACTGCCTCCAGCGGCATCCCGAGTGGTACAGCGAGATCGGCTGCAACTGTCTGAAGACTTGCAACGACGTCGGCTTCTACGTCACATCGCTCAGCAAAACGCAATGGTATTTGGCCTGGCCATTTGATTACTTTTCTCCCGCCAGCGCGCTCGCACGTGACCGCCATCGTATCAGAACCGCTGTCAATCATATCGCGATTGATCTTTTCCGCTTTTGCAGGACCGCCGAAGGAGGCATTCCGTTCACGCACAAGGCCTCGCTCCGCTGGGAAATTCTGCAGCCCAAaacccggctccggcgggTGCTGATGTTTAGCTACGAAGATTTACTCGGTATGTGCCAAGCTGTGGCTAATTTCGATGGAGCGATGATTAATGAGTGGGGCGTTCCGATGGCTTCCGGTGTTTGTTTACAGTGTCGTTCGGCGGTGCAGTGTCTTTGTTTATAGGAAAAAATGGATTCGCACTCTCAAAGTTGGTGGAATTTTTCGTCATCGCACTGTACGGCTGGCTGTGGCGGAAACTCAGGGCAACATGATTCGCTCCAGGAGCTACAGTCTCGATGCTACAGCAGAATAGAATGACAATTTTTTGACATGAGAAATTTTTTTAGTCCGAAATATGTTATGCGAAATGTACGAAATACGAAATAATTACGCCGTGTTacgtaataaattaaataaatacgtACGTTAAGCTGTTTCTAAGTAAATGGTGTTCCAAAAGATCCGAAAAACGCTCATTTCGTGCTTTGTGGAATTCGATTCAACGGCCCTTTTGAATCATTCAACATACCTTGCCACAACATTCGATCAACTGTGGCTTTGATTTGACGTTTCAATTGACAGCTCGAACgtccgaaagcgaaacataaacaaactgGTGCCGGTTGAGTAACGcagggaaaacagaaaacagaatgAGGATGGGAAAGGTTCCCTTCTTTCTAACCGAAACTGGCCAACGGCTCGTTTTCTACGGGGCATCAACCCTCGCCGTGGGACTGTTCGCCGGACACTACATGCCGCACACAATATGCATTTCGTACTTTAAAGAATTCGTTCAATGCTACAAGTAAGTCGGCCAGTACTTCTGATATCAGAAACCTAACAACTCGCCCGTTACAGAAATGGCGAGGAAAGAATGCTGCCGGAAAAGCTGGAACAACGATACAAGCGTGCCCTCAGCCAACTCGATTTGAACGATTTCGAGCGAAAGTTTATCAAACCATTCGTCGTCAGCGGGTTCGATGTGTTCAACGCCGGATCGTTCAAGTCGCGGTTCGGAGCGTACGTGGGCATTCCGGTAAACTACGAGTACGACAGTGTGGCGGAAATCGATCGCAAAGATATCCAGATTCGCGGGCAGCCAATCAACTGGAGTTCGGAGGGTGGCAAAACGCTCGAACAGGCCCTCGTGCTGAGCGAGGATGAGCAGGTTTTCGGCATCACCCGTGAAATACTCATGATGAGAACGCACAAAGTTCTGATACAGTCGCTGATACCAACCGTGTCCTGGATATTCTCGTACAGCCTGGGATCGCAGCTGAACGAGCGGTGCAACTTCTACGCCCGGCCACGCAGCCTGCGCCTCATTCTGTACACCATTTGTGGGCTGTTCGGATTCGGTCTGTACTCGTTTTCGACCGACGTGACGGAAGTTTACTACGAAACGGATGTGGACAAGCAGATGGCCAAACTCGGGCCGAACATGATCGATGCCGGTGTGCGGTTCTACGATAAAGTGCTGAAGAAAAACGTTTCTATCCGCCAGCTTACCGGGGATGATTATTACACCGCCAAGGGCAACGTAAACTACCTGCTCCGTCAGAAGGCGGCCCCGTTGACGCTGAGGAAAGAGTTTTTCCAATCCGGCTATAAGGATTTCATCGGCACCGAGGAAACCAGTTAAATGCATTTGAAGAAACCGGTAGTTGAGCATTTTTTACAGGCCGCAAATAGCGGTTAAAAAGTTGTTAGTCGTGATTTGAACCCAATTAGATTGTTGTCTTTATTATGTTTAATTTCTCATAAAATACAAAAGgggaaatttgtttgaaaaataagtCATGGATTGCGTCCATACTTCCACCGTCTCGCTGTCTCCAATACTAATATTTTACCGATGACCGATGATATTTCACCGATTTTCAACAGATAGTTGTGTTGGCCACAACCTCCAGTTCAAACACTGGACGTCGTGTTCAGTTTCCGTTTCAAAGATAACAGGTCATAGAATTGCGTTTGAACAAACCACATTTTATCACAGACCACTATAAACATGTGTTAAAACACTTAAAATACacaaacggccaaacggcaacggcagtGATTGATTTCATTCCCAACCCACACAACCTGACGTCATCTTCGATCGGTTGATGAATTAACGGTTAGAATGACTaacggccagcgccagcgtgAATTTGTGTCTCTAACAATGACCACAAAGTTTAGTTCCATTTCCTCGTAGAATCTTGCCACAGGACGCTCGCTCAACGCACACGCTGACAATCAAACGAcatttttgaattaattaaccGCGCACGTGGCAACAAATCGCGGGCGTGCGCGCCTCGTCagccggtttcggtgtgttcCTGCCCCAGGGGGTTCCCGCGGTTTTCCTTGCATGTCTGTCTGCTCCGTTTCATTCTCGCTGCGCGCGCTCGCCCTACACTGCTCTCGAGGTGCAATCGAACAAGAAGGTAACACGGACAGGCCCCCATTATCTGGGCGACTTAAGCGGAACGGTAGTGGCATGCGGCGGCTCAGTATACAGCGAACCACCGCGAGGTTCAGACGATCAGTTCGTGGTGGTGGAATTGTGGCTCAAAGGTGAAAGGTTCCAAACATTGTTCCCGAACTGGTGAGCAACGGGGCAGCGGTGGGTTCTAGTGCCGCGTGGTGCATGATCGTGTGCGGTATCTTGAGGTGCTTGATCGTCTCCGCTGGACGATACGATGAAGGGGCGATAGGTTAATGGCGAACTAAACGCAACGCGTGTTTCTGTGTTTCATCGAGCATAAATTGCAACAGGAAGTAAACTTGACCCGGGTGTGCGCCTCGATTGCAGTGAACAAATCGGGGGCAGGTGGAATGCCAAGCTTCACGCTATACCGATCGCGAGTACCCTAGATACGTAGCCAGGCATCAGATAAACAATGCCGCCACCCAGGTGCATGCTCGAGCGCCGGTCTAAGATCACCGCTGAACGAGAATGCGAATAAATAATTAGTCACGATCCGTGCAATTCCGGTTTCTGGCCCGCCACTTTGTGTCGCAAACGCGCACGATTTACTTGGCTGCGGCAATTTGTGGCGAATGATGTAAGATGATGATCGACGATCTCTGCCCGCGCAGTTTACCAGTGGCGGCAACTCATAAGCTACGGGAAAACGTGACACAAATCGAATTCAACCGTCGATCGTCACACTCGTCATCTTTGGCCCGCCAACCCGGTAATGGCGCGAAACTGTGAATGACTTATCGGGCCAATTACGGTCATTAATGAAGATGTCGATAATAGAAGTTTGCCGTAGGGCGACCGATCCATCATAATCAGCGCGCGGCGATCGCGGCGATCACGTCAACTGGACCACTGGGTCCAGTTTATTTCGCAGTTCGTCACCGTAACGCGTCACACACGAACCTGCcgtatccggttccggctgccCGGTGTTCTGGCCGGGCGCGACAATGAAAGTGCGTCCGTATTGCGTGCTCAGCGACGTGTGAAGCATGTCCGACCGTGACTTTGGGTGCGAATGTAAAGAGTCCAGTTGAATGGCCGCTTGGACGGCTTCAAACACTTGAGGAACTATCCGAAACGCAATTCTCGGATAGTTTTTGGGTTTCCCGTACTCGGGGCTGGGGACCGATTTCTCTTTCATCCAGCGGTGTCCTTGAACGGACCGGGCCAAAAGTGAAACATAACATTGCCCAGAAGCACCACGAATCTATGCGAAAGAGGAAAGCACGAGGCTCGGGAACCTAGGGGATGCGTAAACAATGAATCTTCCTACGCCCCGTCAGCGCACATCATTCAAACGATCTCATTTTCGTACAGGAAACGAAGCTCCAGAACGAGGGGGCGCTCCACACCCCGTCCGCTTCCTCCTCGAGAGACATTAGCATCCATAAAAATGCGCCCGGCAAGaggcgatgacgatggcgtaCCCAAACGGACAGAGTCCAAATAATCACCCGACAGGGAATTCCCCACCGGGCCGCTCTGACCAAAAACACGGCACAGCAGgcaggatgacgatgatgatggggttgatgatgatgacgatctGAAGAACCTACTGATTTAATAAGGGTCAGCTATTGTTAGATGGCCTGTCGGGATGGGAGGGCCATTTTTCGGGTTGGAAGCCACACGAAGGGTTTTAAAACCTGTTTTCGAACGGGACCCGCCGATATTGGGCGGCGCGATCAGCGCGCCCCGAATGCGTGTTGGCCACTCTCGCTGAGTTGATGAGATCTGAGAAAGGATTTTGAAGCCGGTATCTTCCCGATAGCCCATTCTTTGTGGGCTATCTACAGCGATTGCGTTTATCTAAATGAGAGACCATAAAGACAAGCTGTCAGACAAGCGAGGGCAATAAAATACCAGCGATTCGGTTGGTAACTCTGCGCCTTGCTGCCCCCTTTATCCACACCTGAGCGGGTTCAATCCGCCCGGTGCTGCGTCACCCGCTGGCGCGCAGTTCGACCTGGGGGGAATGTGGTCCGGCCAGCAAGCGGCTAGTTTGTAGAGCGTCTGCGTTTGCTTTCAGTTTCACCGTGACCCGCGACCGAGCAAGATGAACTGGCCGAAAGTGTGGGGCTTCGTGCAGCGCAACCTGCTCACGCTACTTACCATCCTCGGGGTAGCGATCGGCATCGCGCTCGGCCTGGGGCTGCGGAACGTGCCGGCGGAGGGTGAAACGTGGTCACCCCGGAATGTGATGTACATCAACTACGTCGGCGATCTGTTTCTGCGCATGCTGAAAGCGTTGATCCTGCCGCTGATCGTATCGTCGCtgatcgccgccgtcggatcGCTGGATCTGTCGCTGTCGAAGAAGATCGGTGGCCTGGCCGTTCTGTACTAcatggccaccaccgtgctGGCGGTCATATTGGGCATCGTGCTCGTGATTACGATCAAACCCGGGAGTGACCgggaagcggaagaaaccacggAAAGCTCGCTGGAGCGTAACGTCACGACGGTCGACACGCTGCTCGATCTGGTGCGTAATATGTTCCCACCGAACCTGGTGCAATCGTGCCTGCAGCAGTACCAGACCGTGCTAACTCctccgcccggccggccggacgaacCCGACATCTACgagtgggtggtgggcggcaGTTACAGCGAGGGCATGAACATTctcgggctggtggtggcgtcgaTCGTGTTCGGGGTGGCACTCGGGGCCACGAAGCAGGAGAACGCGTTGGTGCTAAGCTTTTTCCTCCAGCTGTCCCACATCGTGATGAAGGTCACCGGCTGGGTGATTTGGTACGCCTTCCGTTCCAGTTCCGCCGTCGCGCCTTCCGTGCATCGCGTCCTAATCGGctccgtttctctctctctgccccaAAATCAGGCTCTCGCCGGTTGGAGTTACCTTTCTGATTGCGTCTAAGATTTTGGAAATCGAAGACCTTGGCGAAATGTTTGGCAAGCTGGGCATCTACTTTGCGGTCGTCGCCGGTGGCATTCTGTTCCACGGGTTCGTGGTGCTCTCGCTACTCTTTTTGCTGTTCACGCGCCAAAACCCGCTCCGGTTCATTGCGAACATGGGCCAGGCGTTGGCCACGGCCTTCGGCACCTCGTCCAGCTCGGCCACGCTGCCCGTCACGATGCAGTGCCTGGAGGAGAAGAACCACATCGATCAGCGCGTGTCACGGTTCGTGCTACCGATCGGGGCCACGATCAACATGGACGGGACGGCGCTGTACGAGGCGGTGGCTGCCATTTTCATCGCCCAACTGCGAGGTAGGACCCTCGGAGCCCAAGGGACCCCTGAGTTGAATGTTgattcactttcatttcgctctctcggtaGGCCTATCGCTGTCCTTCGGTAACGTGCTCGCGATCAGTATTACGGCCACAGCCGCCAGTATAGGAGCCGCCGGTATTCCGCAGGCCGGTCTGGTGACGCTCGTGATGGTGCTAGACACGGTCGGGTTGCCGGCCGAAGACGTGTCACTCATTATTGCCGTCGATTGGTTGCTGTAAGTCGCCAATAGTGTGCCAAATTGAGGAGGTCTCTATTCTAAGCTCCGCTTCATTCCTTTTTCTAGCGATCGCTTCCGGACGTTGGTGAACGTGCTGGGCGATAGCTTCGGAGCCGCTATCGTGTACCACTTCAGCAAAGCGGACCTCGACGGCCTAAAGCCGCAGGACCTCAACGAGTCGCAGCACACGGAGCTCGATCTGGAGCTGGCGAATCGCGACGATGGGACGCCGATCGATAAGAACAGCCGACTGTAGACGGTTTCGGGGAGGGCTAATTTCATTGAGCCAATTGCCGGAAATTGAGACTCGGCCGTTATCTTTCGCCCGCCGTAAATTTATTACCGACGACTGAAGCGCCTGAGCGCGTCACGCGAatcgtttgttcgtttttacTCAGTTCTACTTTGTTTTATATACATGCACAATAGCTACGATAAGATGAAACTAGGTTGTAGTAAAGTGAAATGTTTGTCATCTGATACGGGCTCCGTTCGGGGTGCTATCGGGGGGCCTTCCGGGCAACCCGGCGAGTGTGTTGCCATTAGATGTAACGTTAACGTAATTATAcgagcttttcttttttgaagaggaaaataaatattttcttacACTTTCCCGAGCCGCGGGTGAGTGTTTCCTAGTGGGGCTAGGAAATCCCGTACCCGAGCGCTAGAGATTGTATCGCTTTAAGGGAACGTGATAAATGGCGTGATAAGAATGGGGTCAGGGAAGGGACGCACACATCAAACATTTATCGTACACTTCATTCAACGAGTGCGATCGAGGCAGAGGGATACACCGGACGGGAACACGCAAAAGCGGATGCACGGCGGATGTGCTTATGAAAATCTAATGAGATCACCTTCGGGGGAATGAGCCGCACACGTGCGCCACTATGTTGCATGCGGTGGCTTGGGGGTCGTTGAAAGCGAAGAGTTGGCCCCGGACTGGCCTTGACTTACAGCTGTGTCAAACTGTATCAGGATGACCAGGTAGGTCGTCAGTGCGCCAACCatctaaaaagaaaaatgtggaaaagaCTTATATGACGATCACCGTACGATCCTTCGCCAGTCCTTACCGTACTAATGAGCGTCATTTCTAGGTTCATCACACCGCACGCCGTTTGGTGGCCCTTCTCGTGTAGCAACTGCgccgaaaactttgccaactgTAAATGATGGTGCACACTAATTAGCGGATGCGCCAGCGTGGGTCCGCGTCCCAGCTGTCCCAGGCTTACCACGGCGTTGATCGGGATGTCTTTCTCGTTGTGATTGAACAGATACAGTATCGGCCCAGTTCGGTCCCGTTCTTTCTGCGCGAGATGGGCCGGATAGAGTATGAGCAGCACCTTCGCGACGTGCAGCACAATCCACAGCACGGTGTACAGCAGGAGATACGTATCGGTGCCTGTCCACGAGCGCACCGACGTCACGGCCCGGTAGATGGCGAAGAACTGCAAGCTGAGCACGACGAACGAAGCGGTTGTGGTGAGCACGATCAGTGCCCCGAAGCAGTCGTTCACCTGCTCGATCAGTTTGCTTTGCTGAAGGTGCGCCTTGCGGAGGCAGTCGAGCACGTTGGCGTAGTCTAGCAGCGAGCCAGACGGGATGACAACCGTCGTCTCCGCCCGGGTGGGGTACAACCGGTACGCCAAGCGGCGCGCCTGGTGCCGGCTTTGGCTCGACTCGTAAGCGAACGCCTTCAGTAACCGGTTCATGTCGTGGTAGAGCAGGGACACGAAGTACAGCAGATAGAAGTACTGCACCAACCCGAGCACGTTGATCACGTTCGAGAGCGTGTAGACGGCGGAGCTGCGACAAAAGCTCCAAAACTGTTGCTCGTTGTACAGGAAGTCCACGAGCAGGACACCGGAAAAGTACAGCACCGCACCAACCAGCAGCCGATTGAAGAACGCACGGATCCGAACGACATTGGCCACATCGCCACAGTGCGCGATCTGGACGGCGATCGCGAGCAGCTGGCCGGCGAACTTGGCGTACCGGCCGTACTGGCAGTGGCACCCGATCAGCACCATTGCCACCACGCCGTTTGCCATGATGTACTCACAGATGTAGAGCATCCGCGTCATAAATGGCATGTTGTTGCACTCGCCCTGGGGCCCGTCGAACTCGCTCTGGCAATCGAACTCCACGTGCTGTAGGACGGTACAGCTGGCGACGGTCACCATCAGCCCGACCGAATAGAGCGCGTTGGCCGTGCGTACCAGGTGAAGCTTCCAGCGGCGACacggcttccggtgctggtccTCGAACAGCGTTACACTCCACGGGGCGGCACCGAACAGCTGACAGATCCGCAGCAACCGGTGGACCGATCGCTGGAGATCGCTCTGGAACAGTTGCTGGTTGGAGAGCAGCCCGAGAACCATTGTGGTGGTTCGCTCCGCGGACCCGTGGAACTCGGTTGCATGCAACGGTGCAACTGATCGTGCCGCACGTGCCCCGTTCCGGGCGTTCAGCCGTGCAGAGCCGGGCGCTTTTAATTGTCGGTGAC
The nucleotide sequence above comes from Anopheles bellator chromosome 1, idAnoBellAS_SP24_06.2, whole genome shotgun sequence. Encoded proteins:
- the LOC131216508 gene encoding transmembrane protein 177 — translated: MRMGKVPFFLTETGQRLVFYGASTLAVGLFAGHYMPHTICISYFKEFVQCYKNGEERMLPEKLEQRYKRALSQLDLNDFERKFIKPFVVSGFDVFNAGSFKSRFGAYVGIPVNYEYDSVAEIDRKDIQIRGQPINWSSEGGKTLEQALVLSEDEQVFGITREILMMRTHKVLIQSLIPTVSWIFSYSLGSQLNERCNFYARPRSLRLILYTICGLFGFGLYSFSTDVTEVYYETDVDKQMAKLGPNMIDAGVRFYDKVLKKNVSIRQLTGDDYYTAKGNVNYLLRQKAAPLTLRKEFFQSGYKDFIGTEETS
- the LOC131215833 gene encoding putative gustatory receptor 59e, giving the protein MLLFNQPRTLIPAIDETVRRTVSLLINKDCTSARVCTWGPFRNGHCTRISPSRRACASVTRCHRQLKAPGSARLNARNGARAARSVAPLHATEFHGSAERTTTMVLGLLSNQQLFQSDLQRSVHRLLRICQLFGAAPWSVTLFEDQHRKPCRRWKLHLVRTANALYSVGLMVTVASCTVLQHVEFDCQSEFDGPQGECNNMPFMTRMLYICEYIMANGVVAMVLIGCHCQYGRYAKFAGQLLAIAVQIAHCGDVANVVRIRAFFNRLLVGAVLYFSGVLLVDFLYNEQQFWSFCRSSAVYTLSNVINVLGLVQYFYLLYFVSLLYHDMNRLLKAFAYESSQSRHQARRLAYRLYPTRAETTVVIPSGSLLDYANVLDCLRKAHLQQSKLIEQVNDCFGALIVLTTTASFVVLSLQFFAIYRAVTSVRSWTGTDTYLLLYTVLWIVLHVAKVLLILYPAHLAQKERDRTGPILYLFNHNEKDIPINAVLAKFSAQLLHEKGHQTACGVMNLEMTLISTMVGALTTYLVILIQFDTAVSQGQSGANSSLSTTPKPPHAT
- the LOC131213037 gene encoding excitatory amino acid transporter 3-like, with amino-acid sequence MNWPKVWGFVQRNLLTLLTILGVAIGIALGLGLRNVPAEGETWSPRNVMYINYVGDLFLRMLKALILPLIVSSLIAAVGSLDLSLSKKIGGLAVLYYMATTVLAVILGIVLVITIKPGSDREAEETTESSLERNVTTVDTLLDLVRNMFPPNLVQSCLQQYQTVLTPPPGRPDEPDIYEWVVGGSYSEGMNILGLVVASIVFGVALGATKQENALVLSFFLQLSHIVMKVTGWVIWLSPVGVTFLIASKILEIEDLGEMFGKLGIYFAVVAGGILFHGFVVLSLLFLLFTRQNPLRFIANMGQALATAFGTSSSSATLPVTMQCLEEKNHIDQRVSRFVLPIGATINMDGTALYEAVAAIFIAQLRGLSLSFGNVLAISITATAASIGAAGIPQAGLVTLVMVLDTVGLPAEDVSLIIAVDWLLDRFRTLVNVLGDSFGAAIVYHFSKADLDGLKPQDLNESQHTELDLELANRDDGTPIDKNSRL